Part of the Mycobacteriales bacterium genome is shown below.
TGGCAGCGGGCCACGCCGCGCAGCACGTCCGGCGGCAGCGGCCGCGGCGCGGCCTGCGCGGTGGCAATCGTCTCGACCCACGCCGGCGGCACCTGCCGCCCCGTCGTCAGCGCGTGGGTGAGCATCAGCCGCGCGTCGTCGACGACGACCTCGGCGAGGTCGTGCGGGGCGCTCACAGCGCCGCCGCCGTCCGCGGCCCGACGACGCCGTCGACGCCGAGGTGGTGCCGTTGCTGGAACGCCCGCACCGCCGCCTCCGTACCCTTCCCGAAGATGCCGTCGGCGCCGACGCCGAGGCGGCGCTGCAGCTCCTTGACGTCGTCGCCGCGGGCGCCGTTGCGCAGCACGCGGGTGTACCAGCCCTGGCCGGCCGGCTTCGGCGCGGGCGGCTTCGCGGGGGCGGCGCCGTGGCCGCGGAACAGCGCCGCCTCCTCGGCCCGCCGCCGCACCAGCCCGGCGACGACCTTGCCGCCCGACTTGGTCCACATGCCGAACGCGTCCGCCGCGCCCGCGTAGTCGCCGGCGTTGAGCTTCTTGAGCAGCGTGCTGCCCGCGAACGCCCCGGCGCCGACGTTGAACGCGAACGACACGAGCGCGTCGAACTGGTCCTGGTTCAGCGGCACGGTCACCTTCGCGCGGACGGCGTCGACCATGCGTTGCGCGTCCTGGCGGAGCAGCGCGAGCCCCTGCGCCTGCGTGATGCCCTTGCCGAACGGCCCGCTCCGGTCGGCCGCGGTGATCGGGCCGAGGTGGACGAGGTGGCCGTAGCCGATCGTCGCGTGGTGGGCGAC
Proteins encoded:
- a CDS encoding glycoside hydrolase family protein: MAGPNAKLDVSDAGLKRIAAYEGWRAQLYEDVAHHATIGYGHLVHLGPITAADRSGPFGKGITQAQGLALLRQDAQRMVDAVRAKVTVPLNQDQFDALVSFAFNVGAGAFAGSTLLKKLNAGDYAGAADAFGMWTKSGGKVVAGLVRRRAEEAALFRGHGAAPAKPPAPKPAGQGWYTRVLRNGARGDDVKELQRRLGVGADGIFGKGTEAAVRAFQQRHHLGVDGVVGPRTAAAL